The genomic stretch AGAAGGTTGGAGAAATCTCCTTGTAAAATATGATGTGAAAGAAAATACTTGGTTACAAAGAGTGTACACTATAAAAGAGAAGTGGGCATCATGTTACATGAAGAAAGTTTTTACATTAGGTATGAGAAGCACTCAACTTAGTGAAAGTGTGAATGTGGGTATTAAAGGATTTATGAATGTGAACTTGGATATAATCAAATTTTTCAAGCGCTTTGAGGATGTTGTGGAAGAAAAACGATATAGTGAATTAAAGTGTGAATATGAAGCGCGACAAAAGATTCCAAGACTAAGGAACTCATATTCAAAAGTCTTGCAACAAGTGTCTGAGATTTATACTCCTAGTATTTTTGATCAATTCCAACACGAGTATGAGTTGTTTGAAACATGCTCTGTGAAAAACATTGATATTCAACCACCGTTAATTGATTGTGTTATTATCATGGAAAGTAATTTGGGTGAGTGGCAAGTGTCATTTGATTTGAATAAGAATTCAATTTGTTGCTCTTGTCGTAAGTTTGAGAGTTTCGGCATACTTTGTTGTCATTGTTTAAGACTATTTATTCACATGGATGTTAAATCAGTTCCAGAACAATATATCTTAAAAAGGTGGACAAAGTTAGCTAGAAGTGAGACTTCACGTAATGTTGAGGTTAACTATGTGGTGGAAGATGTTGACTTATCCCCAGCTCAACGCTACAAGGAGATTTGTCCTCGCCTTATTAGGATAGCCACTGAAGCGTGTAGAAATCCAGAAGCATTCAGTTTTCTTTGCAAAATCACTAATGAATTGGATAAGCACATACTCAAGTTTCAAAGCAATCCAATAAGTAGTTCTCAAGTGAATGAGTTTATCGGTGGAGTTAAAGAGTCTACTAGCAACCATGATGATTTGACACAAGCAAAGGGATTCAAAAAGAGAGAAGGCAAAAGGAGTTCAAAACGTCCAAAAGGCTGGGTAGAGCGCCAACCtcccaaaagaaagaaaaatattggctctaaagtttcacaagtccaggtattatttaattatttatttcaattgttGTCTTTTGTCAATTAAGTAAATTCATAATTTATATTCTTTTATGTCATGCAGCATAATAAAGGGTGTGATTCACAACTTCACGGAAAAGAAAAAGACAATGAAATAGGTGATTCACAAACACAAGTTCAATATGAGGTGCCCAATACAAGTGCATCTGTTTGGCTCAATAACTCTTACAATATACCATCCATGGTAAGTAAATCTCAATTTGAGTATGTAAACTTGTCAAAAAGTATTTAGTAATTGAGTGATTTTATGTTTTGTGCAGGAAAATAATAACACAAGTCAATTTGGTACCATTAGTTTTACTAGATTATTGATGGTAAATTTtaacaattatataaattttaatttctatCGAGGTGTTTTTTTCATATCTATATTTAAACTATTAACTTATATCATTTTAATTATAGGAAAATCTTCATGGAGATGCTTCAGCATTAACCAATTCATAGAGAAGTGAAGAATTGCTTTCTATTGGTTTAATGAACTTCCTGCTACATGTTGGTCTGTGTTTTATATCAGAAATGTGT from Vicia villosa cultivar HV-30 ecotype Madison, WI linkage group LG4, Vvil1.0, whole genome shotgun sequence encodes the following:
- the LOC131598269 gene encoding protein FAR1-RELATED SEQUENCE 5-like, with protein sequence MEDWKPKLKMIFDSIEDAWKFWVNYGGKIGFGVRKQYSHKNKNGIITSYKFVCCKEGIRKPDKRDYKTINPRPETRTNCQARLGIKNMDGKFMVVDFVEEHNHNLHLQETTHMLPSQRKVSQVQCQQIDLADDAGLQQRKSFDLMSKEVGGRTNLGFIRLDQKNYLRKKRQRSMVHGEAGYLLYFGDVISLDSTYCTNSSHRPLAVFSGFNHHRKVVIFGAALLYDETIESYKWLFETFLEAHKQKMPQTVFTDQDHAMARALMEVMPGAYHGLCTWHLMQNCIKHLGNLMKDGSHFLSDFKKCMYEYENEDQFEEGWRNLLVKYDVKENTWLQRVYTIKEKWASCYMKKVFTLGMRSTQLSESVNVGIKGFMNVNLDIIKFFKRFEDVVEEKRYSELKCEYEARQKIPRLRNSYSKVLQQVSEIYTPSIFDQFQHEYELFETCSVKNIDIQPPLIDCVIIMESNLGEWQVSFDLNKNSICCSCRKFESFGILCCHCLRLFIHMDVKSVPEQYILKRWTKLARSETSRNVEVNYVVEDVDLSPAQRYKEICPRLIRIATEACRNPEAFSFLCKITNELDKHILKFQSNPISSSQVNEFIGGVKESTSNHDDLTQAKGFKKREGKRSSKRPKGWVERQPPKRKKNIGCDSQLHGKEKDNEIGDSQTQVQYEVPNTSASVWLNNSYNIPSMENNNTSQFGTISFTRLLMENLHGDASALTNS